A segment of the Macrotis lagotis isolate mMagLag1 chromosome 8, bilby.v1.9.chrom.fasta, whole genome shotgun sequence genome:
ACTTTTGTCTTTAATCACACTCTCTTTGCTGGTTCTTCAACCTCTattacttaaataaaattttcatagttcacctctcctttctttccataCATTCTGGTGATGTCACTTATTCCTATCATTATATTTCGAATTGCtgccctctcccccaaaaaatattttttcctactgTGTTGCTTTGATTTTAGGTTCCCAGCATATAAACCTTTGATGAGTACTCATTGCCTAccagatcactggtcctggagtcaggaaggcctgagttcaaaactggtcacAGACAGTAATTACCTACAGGTAAAGTATCATTTATGTTGCTGCAGAAGATGGAAAGAtgatatgtataattttttagaATCTAATCATTATTAGGTTATTTGGAAGTATCCTTAGAGGGGCAAGTATGAATTGACCATGATGTGAtgatattaagaaataaatttaaggagTGAAAAAATGGAAATGCACTAGGAGAAGAGAAAACACAGAGAGGCGAATTATTTCATAAAGAAAAGGTATGAAAGAACTTTTGCAGTGGTAGGGAAGATGTGGGGTTTGCAAACatccttactctcattggaattagctcaaagagggaataatatagaTACTCAGTTggatataaaaattcattttagccAATAGGGAAGTGAATAATAAAAGGGGGAgattgatagaagggaggaaggggagaggtgGTCAGAAGAAAAAACTAGTTTGGAgaaggaacagggtgaaaggagagaaaaagaaggacaaatggggaaaagagaatgGAGATAAATACACAGTTAATAATCATACCTCTGAAAAATAGACCAAGTTTccctgataaaggtctaatttctcaGATGCATAGAAAATTGAGtagaatttataagaataaaaggtcatttcccaattgataaatggccaaaggatatgaatggacagTATTGaggcaaagaaatcaaaattatcaatagagttataaaaatgttttaaatcactatGGAATTAGAGATATACAAATTTAGGCAGCTCAGATACCTTGACACCTATAAAATTGATTaaattgacagaaaaaaaattgacaaatgttggaaacaactggaaaaaattgagacactgaAGCACTGTAGGTGGACttgggaactgatccaaccattctggagagtgatttggaattatgcctaaattGGGCAAAAAAATCATGCCACAGTTTTGAACCAGCAATGCcattaggtctgtatctcaaaaagatcacaaaaaaggaaaaaggatctaTGTACAAAAAACATTTAAGCAGCCCTTTTCATAGTGACtaagaatggaaattgaggggatgccgatcatttggggaatgactgaacaaattgtggtacatcattgtgatggaatactattgtgctataaaacaAGCAAGATGTTTTCAGGAAAAGCTGAAAAGACATACATGAAttgatgtagagtgaagtgaacagaaccaggagcacAGGAAATACAGTCATAGCAATATTTTATAATGATCATTTGTGAGTAACTTAGCTATTTTTGGTAAATCAATGATCTAAGAAAATCCaagacttaagatgaaaaatcttatccacctccaaagaaagaactgatggaatgtGAATGCAGAATAAacaataaactttcttttttcttgtgttttccttcacaacatgactaatatggacataTTTTTGCATGATTGCAGATGACTTTAAAATTGCTTGTCTGCTCaatgagggaaaaaggaagaaagggaaggagagaattaggaaatcaatttttttaaatgtagttaatttttatgtataattggaataaaataaaaattaaatatatgtaaattgttACTGTGTTCTTCatgcaacattttaaaataatgtgaaTTTTATAGTCATTTTAGAACTATAGTTATTCAATAATTCTAAttaattttctgtattttatagACTTCCTattattaaaccaaccctgcaatCTAGTGTAAATCAAATTAGTGATAATACATAATCTTTTTATGATACAGTGggtttttctagattttttcactgatatttatcaaatatgtctttgattttctttttatttgatttcctttaTCCTGCTATAAGGTATCATgctaatatttaatatataaaaaattttcttttagttagGATGACTTTATCttatttgtaataaataaaactttataatGATTTAGTTGTTCTTTCAGTGTTTGaagaaattcatttgtaaatccatttgatcatatttcctttggaaattcattttttacttgaaaatttttaagattggcttatttaaattctttcaatCATTCTTTGTTCTCTTAACCTGTATAATTTATATTGTGTAACCATTCTTGtacttcatttcatttattagttttgCTGAAATATAATTaggtaaaatattttctaataattccatttcattcttcatgtatgaattccctcttttcattttttatttcaattatttcattttcctctctatttttatcaaaatagttcattttgttttcaaaaaatactCATGGTTTTTAATGATGAACAAGTTGTAGGATATCATCATGATGTAATACTATTTTGACAACAGAAATAACACAGAGGATGCTTCAGAAAAAATCACataagacttatatgaattattacaaagtgaaatgagtagaaccagaacagtGTATAACAGCAACAGAAATATTGTAccatgatcaactgtgaatgacttagctatactcagtaatacaatgagtcaagataattctgaaaattTTAGATTGAAAAAGttgtccatctccagagaaagagctgataaagtctgaatgtagaagggagcatacttttttaaactttattttttgttgggTTGTTTTTGTCTGCATTTTcattcataacatgactaatatggaaatatttttgcattacTGCTCCATTTTACATGATACTTTCCTCCCTTTTAACATTAAATATTCCCCATGTctggaaatatttttccttctaacaTATGCATATTGGTTTCCCTAGCCTCCTTAAGgcaattcaaatctcactttaaGACACTTCAAATCTTTCCTGCAGGAGCTCTGTCCAGGTCCCCACAAACTGCTGATGCATTTCCCACTAAGATTACCTTccggcggagccaagatggtgacaagaagggatcaagtcttaggagctctcttataaaattcatcagctaaggactctaactaaactttcgagagacagaacccacaaggggacccagtgaggcagttctcctactcaaggtaacctggaaaagagcagaaaggctctgctccccgggatcggagaggcggcctgccagaggggtggcccgccagagccaaagaccttcagcctcccggaggcagccctagggtgctgggagtctcagctcacagcagctggggagtctcctgagctgcaccctgagaagcaccgggcacaaagtgggggaacagtgcggggtggggggacctctgccagagtgagcacatggagcccagccctaagggcacacagggagcagcttggtctttccccagccctgatccaggaaacagaagcaggcagggctcccccacctcagccccgtggcaggggggggggggcacttatggtcattcacagaccaggagggaggacagagcctcacacactgagacccttgtgggagtgtcccaaaagctcaggaagcacccccaaaccaggcccaggctgggaaaatgagcaagtaaagaaacaaaaggaagactattgagaaatattgtgcaaatgaacccaagaaggatcaaaatactcagtctgaagatgaggaagcacaagctcctgcatctaaagactccaagaaaaacagaaattgggctcaggctatgacagagctcaaaaaagactttgaaaaccaaatgagggagttggaagaaaaactgggaaaagaaaggagagagctgcaggaaaaacatgaaaatgaagtcagcagcttaatcaaggaaatcaaaaaaaaaaatgctgaagaaaatagcatgctaaaatccagcttaggtcaaatggataaaacttcaaaaagttattgaggagaagaatgctttaaaaagcaaaattggacagatggaaaaagagataagaaaactctctgaggagaacaaatccttcagacaaagaatagaattcagggagattgatgaatttaccagaaatcaggaatcaatacttcaaaacaaaaaaaaatgaaaaactataagaaaatgtgaaatgtctcattgaaaaaacaactgatatggaaaacagacttaggaaagataatttaaaaattactggaatacttgaaagtcatgatcaggaaaagagtcttgacatcattttcaaagaattactacaggaaaattgccctgatattctagaagcagagggcaaaatagaaatggagagaatccactgatccccccgagaaagagatcccaaaaaaccaacccctaggaatgttacagccaagttccagagctctcaagtcaaagagaaaatattacaagcagccagaaggacacaattcaaatatcatggagctgcagtcaggatcacacaggacttagcagcagctacattggaagctcatagggttttgaatataatataccagaaggcaaaagagcttagaatgcaaccaagaatcatctactcagcaaaaatgaatgtcctcttccagggaaaaagatggcctttcaatgaaccaggggaatttcaaaggttccttttggaatggccagagctgaaaagaaggtttgatcttcagatacaggactcaggtgaagcatggagagtggaggagagggggtaaATATGAGGggtttaatgaggatgaactgcatgtattcctgcatagaaaaatgacactgataatactcatatgaaccttctcagttaatagagcaggtagagagagcttttatagttgaagcacaggaaaaagctgaattcgaaaataaaatatggtgtaaaaatggagtcaataggaaaaaaagggaaatggaatgggagaaagaaaaaggagacggggaatagtccaagatatttcacataagattttttttattacaatgagctattgcaatgatatggaagtggggaggcaagggggaatgagggaacctttgctctcatcagagatggctaggagaggaaacagcatatatactcaatggggtatagacatctggagtaagaaggagcagggagcaggaggaatgggtggggatgtgaattaaggaggagaggatggaccatgggggaagagtagccagatataacacattttctttcttacttcttgcaaggggctgggattggaaggcctgcccaggaccacagggccagggggattctgggcctaaggggtggtataggggctcagggcttcttggcctcaggaccagggatctgtctgctgcaccactcagctaccctacagcagagtccaagtgaaaggagagagaaaatagagtacatggtagtggagaaataagaaaggagggagttgcaatcagcaatggcaatgttggaaaaatatggaagcaacttttgcaatggacttaccataaagaatgagatccacccatgacagaggtgttggtgttagaacaaagactcaagcacattttttgttattattatttgggggagggtgcagggaaaGTGGGGCttgatggcctgcctggggccacatagcggggtcatctttgggtgtctggagccACATTTggccccaggtgctcctggctcaagggccaatgctctgtctgccacccagccacccctactattattactattttattttattttaggtctcttttttctttcttttttttggtttttgcagggcagtggggatcgggtggcttgcatgtcacacggctgggtgattgttgggtttacgaggctggataaggacttgggtgctcgtggctccagggctggtgcttcgtccattgcgccacctggccatacctacaattattactattattttttattttaatttttttctctcccctttacttttttcacccaaacaagtctatctatattcatgggggaggaggggtattttgtttacttgtaaacaagaatattttattaatgtaaaaaaacatttgtacaaaatgagaataaaaaataaaataaaaaaaagattaccttccatttattcTGCATATAACTTGAATGTAGCTACTTGCTTTCATGTTAGTCCCACCattggaatgtgagctccttgagactAAGtgccatttttgcttttctttgaatctctagtCCTAATCTCAAGACCTTGCATATATTAAGTCATTGAGGAAGGCTTTTTGACTGACTAATTGACCTGAGAAATTTTATGACAGCtccatcatttttgaagaattgtAAATTTGTCAAGTGCTACTGAAAGCTATATGAACATGGAGTTTTCAAATAcaaatattcacttttttattgtAGTAATCATTCTCAAACATGTAAGCCAAATTTCACCTTCCAATTATATTGTAGACTTTTCAAATTTCAGGAAAATCTATTTCACTTAGCAGCTAGGTAGCACCACTGATAAAGCCCTAGGATTGGGGTCAAAACACaccaagtttaaatccagcctcagaaattgaTAGCTGTATCATTTActagcaagtcacctaaccattGTTTGCCTCGGTTCCCTCAGCTCTAGAATGTAGAGAATAACAATATTTATCTTGTAGGATTATGAGTATTGCATATGTTACATGGTAAATTCATATAAATGGTCTCTTCCCCATATTTTAGCACTATAAACTACTAAGCCAAATGGGATCAGTTTGAGGAGTATCAAGATCAATACTTTCTTACATGACAACAGATAATAAAATTTGCTTATAtctgaaaaaaagtctttaatatatttaaaaaatggaaataggacCAAAGAGACAGAATCTTAAGGAAAAGgtatagaaggaaattttaaaactataagaaatatttaattatccCTACTAAATAAAAGGTTTTGATGCTTCAAAGAGGCAATGTCATGTTTAATCTTAGAATGACTCCTTGTCACCTACAACCACTTCACAACATACTATAGTAGATGCATACTAAAACCATAAATGTGGTGCGCTGTCATTGTTCTTGAATGTAATTGATGATTGGTTTTGAGGATCAGGAACTAAAGTGCAGTCTCATCAACATTTTTGTTTGAAAGGGAGCATTATAATAAGTTCCATATAATTAGACCTTTAGGGCATCATTCTTTaagtaccagaaagttttgaacTCTGGCGCATTTCCATGTCAGAACTTTAAATTACTTCAGGGACAAAAGTGTCCCCTAAGATTATGTGAAAATGATTTCCCAGAGTCTGTCCCTTTTTAAATTATGTCAGATCTCTATTTGGGGGCCAGTGATTCTGGCTGAGCCCATTGAAAAGCAAATGAGaccaacaaattaaaaaagtagaattcagttttcttttctttctctgtttcttttctttttctattttcctatttctgaatGACAAAAACACAATACTCTGCCTCTGATAAATATGCTTATCCAGAAGAAGTATATCCCTTCATTTAGGGGATTAAATTTAGTGAAATAACTATGCTACCTGCTTTGAAAACGGTtttgaaattgaattttgaaaCTGTGCATCAGGAATGACTATGTGGAAATCCATCATAATCATTTCTTAAAAGGGGCAGAAATAAGTTTCTTTAAATAAGGAAAAACCATCTGCTATCTACTGAGTCCAGGAAGTGAGACAATCATCTTTCGTATAGGTAATTTGTTACAATGGCCACATACCTACTAATTATTCAAACCTAAGCAAAACTCCGATTGACGGGGCTAACCTCTCAGTTTAATGGTGGAATTTTCCTGGTGGGAAGGAACTATGTGAACAAGGAAAAGAATCGTAGTCCTGAAAGGCTTTTCAAAGAGATGAGAGGCAAGTGGGTGAATGACATAATAAGAGTAAATCCACAGGTAAAGGAAGTCAGAAATCtggaagaatggaactaaaattGGGAACATAAGGAATTTCTTTATCAAGCTGCAAATTCTTGGGAAATTATTACAGTGTGCAAGATTGCCATGCCTGTATCAACTATCCCTGGCCAGACTGGCTTGGTTGGACAGCATCAGACAGTAGGATAAATGTTATTTCACTTGGGATAATTAGCAACTGAGTTATTAATAACACaaatagcaatagcaacaacagacatatatatataacacttACCATGTATCTCAGATGCTATGCTAAGTGcattacaaaaatttattttacaccCATGTTGTGATAATGATACATTTTGCATGGAGCTCAAAATAACTTGGAAGAGATACTTGCTCCTTTAAGTATAAGAAAGCTTGGAGTTTAGACCTTGAAAAGacaatagattttatatatattgctttttgcaagtgagaaaattgagattcatAGAAGAACACACAAGTAAGTTGGGATTCAAACTTTCGTCATTTGATTCTAAATCTTCTAATGCATTTTCTACTGGCTTATcactttttcttcatcattttggatgatacaaaaataaatttggtGATATGAATAAGGGAACACTTATATGTTTAAAGCTGTTTGTTGGTAGTGGAAAATGCATTCACATATAAAGATGGTTATGTTCTCAGGAGCacctaggtgcacagtggatagagcaccagtgctggagtcaggaagacctgagttgaaacccggcatcagacacttagtaattactgggcaatcttgggcaaatcacttaaccccattgccttacaaaacaacaataaaaccaaCAACCAAGAACTCCTGTTCTAGTCCAAATTCCCATTTACAAAGGAGGACATTGAAGCCAGGAAAAAGATGACAAGAAAAGCAGAGGTGTTTTTTGCAGATTCATATGAAGATAAAATTCTAAGATATTAACATGAATCTGTAATGTTAATAACACACCATCAGGGCAAGGTTCTTTTAAGGGATCTGAGGGTAGCTAGACAAGAGGCAGCTAATTGATAACATAATTATAGTAAGAACTTAACTTAAAGATTAGCAAGTGCTACTAGGCAGATgccataaataagtaaatatacatTATCTAGGATCTAGGAGACCAAATGATTAAGAAGAATGTCACTAGAAAGTTCCCACCAAATGTACATTCTCATTCAATTGCCTTCTTTTCTGATGCTTTTTACACGACATTCTGCGAAGAATGCATAAGGGctcatgtttatattttattctgttctATCATCTTTTATAATGTAATTGAATTATGATTCCACCAaacagaattcattttatttgcatttctagtAAACTAGAAATTTTCCTGAAGAGTACTTATTCATTAAATGcctttcttcttctccatctccctctttgtttttttcaagtacatttaacaatggaaaaaGGACTGGTTCTGGAGAGAGACAAACAatattcaaatcccacctgtgcTGCTGACTAACTGTGTAAACTTAAGAAAGCCATTTGATCACCCTGGAATTCAGGTTCCTCACCTGAAAAAAGAAGAGTTTTGAGATCGAGATTGCTGAGATTGCTTCCAGTTATAGGTCTGAGTCTATGAGGTATTCAACTGTTTAAGCAAGTAGAACTCGATCTGCCactccaaaggggaaaaaagttgtcCAGAAGTGATGGTTGGGAAAAGGTATCTGATTAAGCCTCAAAGTTTCTTTGAGGAGAAGGTTTACTAATAAAACAAGGTTCCCTGGAAGTTTGTTCCTGAACATGATTTGTGGGAGAGAATTCTAAGTGCAAATTTTGTTTAGGAGGcacaaatttgaaaaatatactcCAGAAATTTGATTTGGAAAAGTAAAttgcattttaacttttttagttagataaacattttttttattttgtatctaatATAAAATAGTGCAGGAAGAAGAGAGGataaatggaaaatcaaaaccAAACATTGATAAATGTGTTTTTTCTTCATGGTCTTGCTGCTTACCccatatttcacttttttttctttcttttatcccttATCATGTATATTATAATACTATTGGGCAATAATTTCCTCATTACAATCATCAGTCTGGACTCTCACCTCCATACTCCGATGTATTTCTTCCTCAGTAACCTCTCCTTCCTAGACATCTGCTACACATCTTCTTCTGTTCCACTGATACTTGTGAACTTCCTCTCAGTTGAAAAATCCATTTCCTTTGTGGGATGTGGAGCACAAATGTTCTTCTCTCTTGCATTGGGATCTACAGAGTGTGTGCTCCTCACTGTGATGTCATATGACCGATATGTGGCAATTTGTAGGCCATTGATGTACCCTATCATCATGAACAAGGAGCTTTGTGGATGGATGGCAGCCAGTTCCTGGTTGACAGGTGTGATAAATTCACTGGTACAAACAGTCCTTGTTATGAGGTTGCCTTTTTGTGGGAAAAATGTCATTGATTATCTCACATGTGAGATCCTGGCTGTGTTGAAACTAGTATGCACAGATATTTCCCTCAATGTAATCATTATGGTTGTATCAAATATCATCTTACTTGTTATTCCAGTATTGCTAATAATCATCTCCTATGCCTTCATTCTTTTTACAATTCTGAGGATCAATTCcgcagagggaaggaaaaaagcctTTTCTACCTGTTCAGCTCATCTAACTGTAGTGACTATGTTTTATGGGACCATTCTCTTCATGTATATGAAGCCCAAGTCCAAAGACTCCCATGCAACTGATGAGCTGATTGCTCTCTTCTATGCTGTGGTCATTCCCATGCTGAATCCCATCATTTATAGTCTGAGGAATAAGGATGTAAAAGCTGCTGTGAAAAAGCTGAGCAAAAGTATTTTCTCACAGACAACATGAGAAGTTGGAGTGTAtcaaaaaatgagacaaaatttcagaatcaatatttcaaaatcaaTATTTGGTGAATATATGAGTTTGATTCTCTCTAGTCTTACCCCTCATCCCAGTCAACTCTAAGGAAGTATAATTATGAAAATTAGTTGATATCAAAGAAATATAACCATCTGTTTCCTATGTTTCCAGAGATGAAAAGGTAGGACAGCAAACTTCATGGAACATGAAAAATATCACATGAAAATAAGGGGAAGTTTCTAACTGGAGAAATTCCTCTATTATCTCATTGCActatatacattattttcttccACATAAGAAGTCCTCCACAAAAATTAGAAAGCATCATGATCCAATAGAAAGAGTATATATAACTTGCAATCTCAGAGcctgaactcaaaaaaaaatcttttaattcccttggacaagtcatttaatctctcctggcctcaattttctcatatataaaatgagctattTAAAATAGGTGATCTCTAAGTTCTCTtccaataatgaaataataatcctATGTTTCACTTCAGTTAAGTTGGGTTCACTAGATTAAATATTCACTATATTCACATCTGTCTCAAGGAGATGGAAGCTAAAGATTGAAGACCTACTGTTTTAGAAGGAAATTTCCCAGTAGCCTCCtccaataataatgtttttttttccttcattctcaaagaccatgacttaagggaggtgatgccatgacaaacacatgaattggatttgggtccagtggccagatatgaatcaggattaagtgacttacctaaggtcacacagttagaaaatgtatgaagctagatttgaactcctgtcctcctgactccaaggtcagtgctctatccactgtaccatctagctgccctagccTCCTCCACTACACCATCTCCAACTCTTGTAGTTTTGCCCTAGACTTGATCAGAGTCTTGGACTTGGTAGAGACTGATGTGTACTTGTACTTTATAAGCTAGTCTCTTCCACCTTTGTTTGGACTTGcacaaagaagaaatggaagtcttTAAAGTTtggttgttattattttgtttgcaattttacttgttttcttaagatcaaaaaataaaataaaatgatgctgATCAACAAATCAACAAACTACATACTATTGAATTGCTTGAATATTGCTTGAATATAGAAATGTGAGAAGGCACTTCACTTCGACAATGTcttgggaaaggagataaagttAAAACTTCTGCATTTGCCAAAGTGCAATTTCTGTCTAGAAGACTGGAATTAGTAGAAGGTATTATTGATTCACTTGAACAACTTCCCAGGATAAAGAAAATGTATAGTCTTCTCTTTGAGCAAACGATTTAGCTACAGTGGAAGAGTTGATAACTGTCTGGCCTGAGATCAAGAAATGAACTTG
Coding sequences within it:
- the LOC141494781 gene encoding olfactory receptor 13D1-like, producing the protein MENQNQTLINVFFLHGLAAYPIFHFFFFLLSLIMYIIILLGNNFLITIISLDSHLHTPMYFFLSNLSFLDICYTSSSVPLILVNFLSVEKSISFVGCGAQMFFSLALGSTECVLLTVMSYDRYVAICRPLMYPIIMNKELCGWMAASSWLTGVINSLVQTVLVMRLPFCGKNVIDYLTCEILAVLKLVCTDISLNVIIMVVSNIILLVIPVLLIIISYAFILFTILRINSAEGRKKAFSTCSAHLTVVTMFYGTILFMYMKPKSKDSHATDELIALFYAVVIPMLNPIIYSLRNKDVKAAVKKLSKSIFSQTT